From Humisphaera borealis, the proteins below share one genomic window:
- a CDS encoding GNAT family N-acetyltransferase, producing MALPVIPQHALTSDQDLLRLYQRTERLWAEHLGEIEQLDVGVAVSNPQLPNVHDANRLLEATLQPGQSPQEAFDEVRRHFDRCGTRCWYWQMGVAAGVQARIPATALESPGPHDEAAGALPAYLAKRGYHRTTEDVMALTGRSGRADQDARDDARDHGGISILPARAAFRQARELAEEPDSWNPEPTLADAGMLHLDDPRCDALLAMRNGRAVGRVTVFAVGEVGRIDQVYVSASARRQGIGRLLITRALEICARSLFKHVMLSVDPSNAAAISLYNSFGFRRIGEQVNWRASVTRVSNPC from the coding sequence ATGGCACTGCCGGTGATTCCCCAGCACGCCCTGACGTCGGATCAGGATCTGCTGCGCCTTTACCAGCGCACCGAACGACTTTGGGCCGAACACCTGGGGGAGATTGAGCAGCTCGATGTTGGTGTCGCGGTCAGCAATCCGCAGCTTCCCAACGTCCATGACGCCAACCGATTGCTGGAGGCCACGCTGCAGCCGGGGCAATCACCCCAGGAGGCGTTCGACGAAGTCCGCCGACACTTCGATCGGTGCGGGACAAGGTGCTGGTACTGGCAGATGGGCGTCGCAGCTGGTGTACAGGCTCGTATACCCGCGACGGCGTTGGAGTCGCCCGGCCCGCATGATGAAGCTGCAGGGGCGTTACCGGCCTATCTCGCGAAACGGGGTTACCACCGGACAACAGAAGACGTGATGGCACTGACCGGCCGATCGGGTCGAGCAGACCAGGACGCCCGCGATGACGCCCGCGACCATGGCGGGATCAGCATCCTTCCCGCGCGCGCTGCCTTCCGACAGGCCCGGGAGCTTGCCGAAGAACCCGACTCGTGGAACCCCGAGCCCACGCTCGCCGACGCCGGAATGCTGCACCTGGACGACCCGCGATGCGACGCTCTGCTGGCGATGCGAAACGGCAGGGCGGTCGGCAGGGTTACGGTCTTCGCCGTCGGCGAGGTCGGGCGGATCGATCAGGTCTACGTGTCGGCGTCGGCCCGTCGGCAGGGAATCGGACGATTGCTCATCACTCGGGCGTTGGAGATCTGCGCCCGTTCGCTCTTTAAGCACGTCATGTTGAGCGTCGACCCATCGAACGCCGCGGCGATCTCGCTCTACAACAGCTTCGGATTCCGCCGCATCGGCGAGCAAGTGAATTGGCGGGCGTCCGTGACACGGGTTTCCAACCCTTGCTAG
- a CDS encoding Dabb family protein encodes MFIHIVYFWMKPGSSDASRAQLIQDAKDYLGKIPTVRHLWTGRPAMTPREVVDNSYDVGLCVVLDDSAGHDVYQIHELHKDFIARNKEHWDRVQIYDFLH; translated from the coding sequence ATGTTCATTCACATTGTCTACTTCTGGATGAAGCCCGGTTCGTCCGACGCCTCCCGGGCTCAGTTGATCCAAGACGCCAAGGACTACCTCGGCAAGATCCCCACGGTCCGCCATCTCTGGACCGGACGCCCGGCGATGACGCCCCGGGAAGTGGTGGACAACTCGTACGACGTCGGCCTGTGCGTGGTGTTGGACGACTCGGCGGGTCACGACGTGTACCAGATCCACGAACTGCACAAGGACTTCATCGCCCGCAACAAGGAACACTGGGATCGCGTGCAGATCTACGATTTCCTGCATTGA
- the hisD gene encoding histidinol dehydrogenase, whose protein sequence is MIPTLQLSVPADRARAAALLDRLRLKPADVVLQQQQDVAAVMAILADVAKRGDDAIVDSARKFDDPAFTAEQIRVAPEEMKAAHGRIPAEQMSALKRSIAQVREYQQHILPQDPEPLKRPGVELGLRYTPLDSAGCYFPGGKAAYPSSLIMLSVPAQVAGVKRVVVCTPPSKYGKSDLVLAACHELKLTDVYRAGGAAAIAAMAFGTKTIPAVDKIVGPGNRYVQLAKRALAGVVGIDGFLGPSEILVLADDTANPAFIAADLIAQAEHDPGSCFLLTDSEKLAAAVTAEIEKQVAALSRIPALKKSLVNDSAILISESWDELLDWGNAFAAEHVNIQTKDDDAILAKLRHGGAIFVGPYSPVAAGDYIAGPSHCLPTNTTARFSSGISAIEFMKRGSVERYDREGLAADAQAIITLAHAEGLDGHAASVAVRL, encoded by the coding sequence ATGATTCCGACCCTGCAACTGTCCGTGCCGGCCGATCGGGCTCGCGCCGCCGCGCTGCTCGACCGCCTGCGACTGAAGCCAGCCGATGTCGTCCTGCAACAGCAGCAGGACGTCGCCGCGGTGATGGCGATCCTTGCCGATGTCGCCAAGCGCGGCGACGACGCAATCGTTGACTCGGCCCGCAAGTTCGACGACCCGGCGTTCACCGCCGAGCAGATCCGCGTCGCGCCGGAAGAAATGAAAGCCGCGCACGGCCGCATCCCGGCCGAGCAGATGTCGGCGCTCAAACGATCCATCGCGCAGGTGCGGGAGTACCAGCAGCACATCCTGCCGCAGGATCCCGAACCGCTGAAACGACCAGGCGTGGAGCTGGGCCTCCGGTATACGCCGCTCGATTCGGCCGGCTGTTACTTCCCCGGCGGCAAGGCGGCGTATCCGTCGTCGCTCATCATGCTGTCGGTCCCGGCGCAGGTGGCGGGGGTGAAGCGCGTCGTCGTCTGCACGCCGCCGAGCAAGTACGGCAAGAGCGACCTGGTGCTGGCTGCGTGCCACGAGCTGAAGCTGACCGACGTCTATCGCGCCGGCGGGGCGGCCGCGATCGCCGCGATGGCTTTTGGCACCAAGACGATTCCTGCCGTCGATAAGATCGTCGGCCCCGGCAACCGCTACGTACAGCTCGCCAAGCGCGCTCTCGCCGGCGTGGTGGGGATCGACGGCTTCCTCGGACCCTCCGAAATCCTCGTCCTCGCCGACGACACCGCCAACCCCGCGTTCATCGCCGCCGACCTCATCGCCCAGGCCGAGCACGACCCAGGTAGCTGCTTCCTGCTGACCGACAGCGAGAAGCTCGCGGCGGCGGTGACGGCGGAGATCGAGAAACAGGTTGCCGCACTCAGCCGCATTCCCGCCCTCAAGAAATCGCTGGTCAACGACAGCGCGATTCTCATCAGCGAGAGCTGGGACGAACTGCTCGATTGGGGCAACGCATTCGCCGCCGAGCACGTGAACATTCAGACGAAGGACGACGACGCGATCCTGGCGAAGCTGCGGCACGGCGGGGCGATCTTTGTCGGCCCGTACAGCCCCGTTGCCGCGGGAGATTACATCGCCGGCCCCAGCCACTGCCTGCCGACGAACACGACCGCGCGCTTCAGCAGCGGCATCAGCGCGATCGAGTTCATGAAGCGCGGCAGCGTCGAACGCTACGACCGCGAAGGACTTGCCGCTGATGCCCAGGCGATCATCACGCTCGCCCACGCCGAGGGTTTGGACGGCCACGCGGCGAGCGTTGCCGTGCGGCTGTAA
- a CDS encoding glycosyltransferase, translated as MSDRSRPIRVLHLVGRPPDVQTERAIEALSGGGSVGTAASVARIGPGGTWLHLPAAVWGLRRLAQQADLVQCWDDLALTAAVAGGAAKIVFSPQSSPTPRSARWLRAAMSYREIHIVCPAATARRYYAERGVPIDRLHLVRPGVDFSRVRRQRDPALRAALGIRPDDYVLLVPGESTDAADHYLAVWTGSILACLDARYRILMLGRGPRAAAAMALGAKLGQPRMVCNADATLGRRAEFESLASAADAVLVTATGGRRTPCAPGNPAASTLPVIAAMAAALPIVSVVTPTLAEILEDRHTALMVGQPKARLLAAKVLAMREDADLAKRIADTAAAEAYELLSLSKFREGWREVYGKITAGAVSADARLSERP; from the coding sequence ATGAGCGATCGTTCCCGCCCTATCCGAGTCCTCCACCTCGTCGGCCGTCCGCCGGATGTTCAGACGGAGCGCGCAATCGAAGCCTTGTCTGGTGGCGGATCGGTCGGGACGGCGGCGTCCGTTGCCAGGATTGGTCCCGGCGGTACCTGGCTGCATCTGCCGGCGGCAGTTTGGGGGCTTCGACGGCTCGCGCAGCAGGCCGACCTCGTTCAATGCTGGGATGACCTGGCCCTGACGGCCGCCGTCGCGGGTGGCGCGGCGAAGATTGTCTTCAGCCCGCAGTCATCGCCGACGCCCCGGTCCGCCCGCTGGCTTCGGGCGGCGATGAGCTATCGGGAGATTCACATCGTCTGCCCGGCGGCCACCGCACGGCGGTACTACGCCGAACGAGGGGTGCCAATCGATCGGCTGCACCTGGTCCGGCCGGGGGTGGATTTCTCCCGCGTGCGGCGGCAACGCGACCCGGCGTTGCGGGCCGCGCTGGGTATCCGGCCCGATGACTACGTGCTGCTCGTCCCCGGCGAATCGACCGATGCCGCCGACCACTACCTGGCCGTCTGGACGGGTTCGATCCTGGCGTGTCTTGATGCGCGGTATCGCATTCTGATGCTAGGCCGCGGGCCGCGGGCGGCTGCCGCGATGGCGCTGGGTGCGAAGCTCGGACAGCCTCGAATGGTCTGCAACGCCGACGCGACACTGGGCCGCCGGGCGGAGTTCGAGTCACTGGCGTCTGCCGCCGACGCCGTGCTGGTGACGGCAACCGGCGGAAGGCGGACGCCTTGCGCCCCGGGAAACCCGGCGGCGAGCACGCTGCCGGTGATCGCCGCGATGGCGGCGGCGCTGCCGATCGTCTCGGTCGTTACGCCGACCCTGGCAGAGATTCTCGAAGACCGCCATACGGCGCTGATGGTCGGTCAGCCCAAGGCGAGGTTGCTGGCGGCCAAGGTGTTGGCGATGCGCGAGGACGCTGACCTGGCAAAGAGAATCGCCGACACTGCCGCCGCCGAGGCGTACGAACTGCTGTCGCTGTCAAAGTTCCGCGAAGGGTGGCGCGAGGTGTATGGGAAGATCACCGCCGGTGCGGTCTCGGCCGACGCGCGCCTGAGCGAGCGTCCGTGA
- a CDS encoding cytochrome c: MRLHYSTTFGVALAIVGLWSASCTSTPEAPKPTPASSMKTAGKHSVQTPQLQALMKVISMTAADYTPKTLPADVETPKPAADLEKAYAQASVLADALVTAADRIPFAIEDKPLSKETREGFLSEAKRLKQSAVELKDHASHKQGEAMTRALDRINATCITCHSRYRDLTGTLDAPRAALGLLD; this comes from the coding sequence ATGCGGCTTCACTATTCAACGACGTTCGGCGTTGCGCTGGCAATCGTCGGCTTGTGGTCCGCCTCCTGCACATCGACCCCGGAAGCCCCCAAGCCGACGCCTGCGTCGAGCATGAAGACGGCAGGCAAGCACTCGGTACAGACGCCGCAGCTCCAGGCGCTGATGAAGGTCATTTCAATGACCGCCGCCGACTACACGCCGAAGACCCTGCCGGCGGATGTAGAGACGCCCAAGCCCGCTGCCGACCTCGAGAAGGCCTATGCCCAGGCAAGCGTGCTCGCCGACGCGCTGGTGACGGCGGCCGATCGAATCCCGTTCGCGATCGAGGATAAACCACTCTCGAAGGAGACCCGGGAAGGGTTCCTCTCTGAGGCAAAACGCCTGAAGCAATCCGCCGTCGAGCTAAAGGACCACGCCAGCCATAAACAGGGCGAGGCGATGACGCGCGCGCTCGACCGTATCAATGCCACATGCATCACTTGTCACAGCAGGTACCGCGACCTGACGGGAACTCTGGATGCACCGCGGGCGGCATTGGGACTGCTTGACTGA
- a CDS encoding IS630 family transposase yields the protein MADEVGFMMTPNVKKTWAPIAQTPVVAYRNRRQQKVSVLGAVVLHAATAKIDLVCDFHPDSYVRGEQAAAFLHRVLVEYPDKTIDVVWDNLSAHKSPIVKELAAEYPRLRLHYLPTYAPQLNAVEGVWSLTKYHRMANHTIGELEKLHAEAKRHLDDVGGNQALLRSCFEGAELALNLSSAQ from the coding sequence ATGGCCGACGAGGTCGGCTTCATGATGACGCCGAACGTCAAGAAGACTTGGGCCCCGATCGCTCAGACGCCGGTCGTCGCCTACCGCAATCGGCGGCAGCAGAAAGTCAGCGTGCTGGGGGCCGTGGTCTTGCACGCCGCCACGGCGAAGATCGATCTCGTGTGCGACTTCCATCCCGACAGCTACGTCCGCGGCGAGCAGGCGGCGGCGTTCCTGCACCGCGTGCTTGTCGAGTATCCTGACAAAACGATCGATGTGGTCTGGGACAACCTCTCGGCACACAAGTCGCCAATCGTGAAGGAACTGGCGGCGGAGTACCCGCGTTTAAGATTGCACTATCTGCCGACCTACGCGCCGCAGCTCAATGCGGTGGAAGGCGTATGGAGCCTGACGAAGTACCACCGGATGGCGAACCACACGATTGGGGAGTTGGAGAAACTTCACGCCGAGGCCAAGCGACACTTGGACGACGTAGGCGGCAATCAGGCGTTGCTCCGCTCGTGCTTCGAAGGCGCGGAACTCGCGCTAAACTTATCCAGCGCTCAGTAG
- a CDS encoding winged helix-turn-helix domain-containing protein, with amino-acid sequence MRKKGTRQEWDRVRSIAANMFEQDREPAEIAKDLGVDDQTVRAWRRAYRKGGRDALVSRKPPGRPSRLNEAQRKTLAGLLLKTPRECGFDKYLWTQQLIADLIEREFQVKYHHDHIGVMLKDMGFSHQKPQRRAREHDPVKVAAWRAEFWPELLKKVSSPAE; translated from the coding sequence ATGCGAAAGAAAGGAACACGCCAGGAGTGGGATCGGGTCCGGAGCATCGCGGCCAACATGTTCGAGCAGGATCGCGAGCCGGCCGAAATCGCCAAAGACCTTGGGGTCGACGACCAGACCGTCCGAGCCTGGCGGCGGGCATACCGCAAGGGCGGCCGTGACGCACTGGTGTCGCGCAAACCACCCGGACGCCCGTCGCGGCTGAATGAGGCCCAGCGTAAGACTCTTGCCGGGTTGCTGCTCAAGACGCCCAGGGAGTGCGGATTCGACAAGTATCTCTGGACCCAACAGCTGATCGCCGACCTGATCGAGCGTGAGTTCCAGGTGAAGTACCACCACGACCACATCGGCGTCATGCTGAAAGACATGGGCTTTTCCCATCAGAAGCCCCAACGTCGGGCACGCGAGCACGACCCGGTGAAGGTGGCCGCCTGGCGGGCGGAGTTCTGGCCGGAACTTCTAAAAAAAGTATCGAGTCCGGCGGAGTGA